One Ensifer adhaerens genomic window, CAAGGTATCGACCTTCTCGAAGCGTTCCAGTGCTTCGGCGTTCTTGATCAGCACACCGGCACCCGCGCCCTTGCCGACACCGACCATGATCGACATCGGCGTGGCGAGACCGAGGGCGCAGGGGCAGGCGATGATGAGCACCGCGACTGCGGCGACCAGCCCGTGAGGCAAGCGAGGCTCCGGACCGACCAGCATCCATGTCGTGAAGGCGATGAAGGCAATCAGGATGACGACCGGCACGAACCAGCCGGAGACTTCGTCGGCGAGCCGCTGGATCGGAGCACGGGAGCGCTGTGCTTCGGCAACCATGTGCACGATGCGGGACAACATGGTGTCGCGGCCGACCTTGCCCGCTTCCATGACAAAGGCGCCCGTCCGGTTCATCGTGCCCCCGATCAGTCTGGCCCCGACCTCCTTGGTGACGGGCATAGATTCCCCGGTGATCATGGACTCATCGACCGAACTGCGGCCCTCGACGAGGGTGCCGTCGACCGGGACCTTCTCGCCCGGGCGCACCCGCAGCTTGTCGCCGACCGCGACGGCATCAAGTTCCACATCCTCATCTGTGCCGTCGCCGCGGATGCGGCGGGCGGTTTTTGGCGCAAGGTCGAGAAGTGCCCTGATCGCACCGCCCGTCTGCTCGCGCGCCTGCAATTCGAGCACCTGCCCGAGCAGCACCAGAACGGTGATGACGGCGGCCGCCTCGAAGTAGATCGCAACTGCCCCATCGCCGGACCGGAACGTTGCCGGAAACAGGCCGGGTGCAACCGTGGCGACTACGCTGTAGGCCCAGGCGACGCCCGTACCCATTGCGATCAGGGTGAACATGTTGAGGTGCCGGGTGACGATCGACTGCCAGGCCCGCTCGAAGAAGGGGGCGCCAGCCCAAAGCACGACGGGCGTCGCCAGGATGAATTGAATCCAGTTCGACGCCTGCGCGCCGAGAACCATGTGCAGATTGGTGAGATGGCCACCCATCTCGAGCGCCAGCACGGGCAGGACCAGAACCAGCCCAACCCAGAACCGTCGCCGCATGTCGACGAGCTCACGGCTTGGCCCCGCGTCGGTTGTGATAATTTCCGGTTCGAGCGCCATGCCGCAAATCGGGCAGTTGCCGGGGCCGAACTGGCGCACCTGCGGATGCATGGGGCAGGTGTAGATCACTCCATCCTGTTGGGAGCCCGGCTTGTCCTCGGCTTTGGCAGGCGCCGCGTTTTGATTGGCATGGTGGTGATGCGCATGACCTTCGTGCCGGTGCTGGTGCTTATGCTCGTCCATGGGATTTCTCCATACTGGTACTCGCGATAACGGAGCCAATGCCCGGCGCCCGGGGGCAGCCGGGCATAGGCTGGTTACGCGTAGGCGACGAAGGACATCATTCCCGATGCCATGTGATAGAGGTGATGGCAGTGGAGCGGCCAGCGGCCCGGATTGTTGGCGTCGAACACTACGCTGACGCTCCCCATCGGCGGCACGAGAACGGTGTCCCGCACAGCGCCCGCGAATGCCTTCCCACCGATGTCGACCACCTGGAAGTGGTGCCCGTGCAAATGCATTGGGTGGGACATCATCGACATGTTGCGCATGACGACCTCGATCCTTTCCCCTTCGCGGACATTGAGGCTGTCGCCGCCCTCGATCCGCCAGTCGTAGCCGCTCATGCTGCCCGTCAGGGTTAGCTCGAACCTTCGATCGGCGGGACGAACGGCAAGCGGCACGGCGGCCACGAGTTGCTGTTCGAGTTCTAGCCCAACGACCGGTCCACGATCCTTTCCACGCGATGCGATCCTTGAGATCTTGGCGCCGGCCGGCGCAAGGATGATGCCGGTGCGATGCTCGGCACCCTCGCGTAGCGCGAGGATCGGATAGGCCTCGGCGGACTTTGGAAGCTCGAGGCGGATATCGAGCCGTTGGCCCATGGAGATCGGGAAGCGCGTCCCTGAAACCGGCTGCACCGGCTGTCCGTCGACGGCGATCAACTGTCCGGTGAGTGCGCCGGTGTCGATCGTGAAGGCGGTGGCCGTCGCGCCATTGATGATGCGCAGGCGGACGCGTCCTCCGTTCTCGACCCTGACGACTTCAGGGTCGTCGAGCGTCCGGTCATTGGCGAGATAGGCGTCATATTCGATGTCGTTCAGATCCATGGCGGCCATACCTGGCATTGCCATTCCGGACATGTGGCCGCCGTGCATATTGGACGCCATTCCCTGCATCATCGCACCGTGGTCCATTCCGTGACCGCGTGACGATCCCTTCAGTTTGGCGAGCAATTCTTCGGCAGGCGTGAAGGAGAAGTCATGCAGCAGGATGACAACTTCCTGCTCGACGCGCTGGCGGTCGTCGGCGCTCTGCACGATCAGAGGCGCGGCAAGCAGGTTCTGCTCCTGCAGCGTATGCGCGTGCATCCAGTGCGTACCGCCGGGCCCGACCGGAAACGCGTAGTGCCGGGTTTCTGTTGCCTTCAGAAGCGCTGCGGGGTTGTCCGGCACGCCGTCCATATTCCATGGCGGCGCGAGCCCATGCCAGTGGATGAGCGTTGCTTCCCCGCCTTGAATTGAAAGGGTGACGTCAAACGTTGCGTCGGCGTCGAGCGTCAGTCCGACAGCGCCATCCGGCTGGACAAGCCCAAAGACGTCGGCGGCCTTGCCGTTCACCTCGATCACACGCTTCGTGATCGCAAGCGAGCGGGTGCCCGCGCTCGAGGCAGTTGCCTTGCTGGTATCAGCCCAGCTTTTGTTTGGTTGTAAGATGGCACCCGATGCGGCGACCACGACGCCCGACATCAGTCCGCCCAGGAATTCACGGCGTTTCATGTTCATTGACCTCTTGTTCCATGCCGGCCAAAACCGGCGAAGGTCGCGCCACGCGGGTGCGACCGCGGAGGACCGCCGCAGAACGCGGCTGGCCTGGCTTATCCGATGGATCGAGGAGGGCCGATGGCGGGTCGGGAGATGATGCCGTCGATGGGCGGTTGGGGAGCGATGTCCCGGCGACCGTCCGAGTTCAAGGTGAGTTCGCCGATAACTGGAGCGGGGAACAACGCGTAGCACATGCTGCAGATACGTTTGCAGCACGCTTTCTGGCCACCTGTTTCTTTCTCCGTGTGGAGATCGGCGTGCCCCTTTGGAGAAATGACATGTTCGCTGCCGGCAACATGTGGCCCGCATTTGATGGGAGCCGCCTCAGCCATCGGCACGACCAGAAACAGAAAAGCGACCAGGACGGCCAGCCATTCTGTTGCGTGCTTTCGGGCGGTCTGGCTGGCGGCGATCATGTTTTCGTCCGACACCTCGTGCTGTATTCAAGCACAGTGCGTGATGCTTGCAAATCTGGCCTTGACCTTGATCAAACGGCGACAAGTGCGCAGCTCGCGACGGGAGGATTGCAGCCGAATGTGTCCGAATGCGGTTAGATGGTCAGGTTTCATTTTCACAGCGATTTCGGTTGTGGCTTTCTCGGCCGCTTCCGCACAGGCTGGCGATGACGTCGTCCATGAAAGGCAGCAGGATATGAAGGCGATGGCTGCTGCCGCCAAGAACATCGATGCCATGTTCAAAGACACATCACCTTACGACGCGAAGGCGTTCAAGGTCGCTGCCGAAACCATTCGAGCCCATTCAGGCGAACGACTATCGAAACTGTTCAGCAGTCCTGTCGTCGCCGAGGGCTCGAAGGCCACCGCCAACATCGACACTGAGCGACCGGCATTCGACACGTTGGCGGCTGAGCTTGGCGCCTACGCCGCGGCGCTCTCCGCTGCGGCGGAGCGCAACCCGGAGGTTCTTGCCCCTGAAATGCGGATGCGGGGCGGCGATACGAAGATGGGAGGGCCGCTCGCCAAGAGAAAGTCGGCGGCCCTCGACCCGATGTCCATGCCCGCCGAGCATGCCTTCCACACAATGCTGCAGGTCTGCACTTCCTGCCACGCCAAGTTCCGCGCGAAGGACAACTAATCGGCGGAAGTAGGCGCGTGTCTCAAAGCTTGGATCACCCGACGTGGCTGCAGCAGGATTTCTTGAAGGAAGCCTGGTAGCCGGCTTCCTCGATCGCAGCAACGAAGGCGTCGGAGGCGATCTGCGAATCGATCGACGCGGACTTGGCCTCGAGATCTATAGCGACTTTGGCGTTGGGGTCGACCGACTTCACGGCCTTTTCGACTGCGCCGGCGCAGTGTCCGCAAGTCATGTCGGGGATGTTGAGATGGTGCATCTGGAAACTCCATTTGATCTGACATGTTCCAATGTGGTGCTTCCAACGATGGCAAGGTCAAGGGCAAAGCGCGCATAAAAAGCTTTGTTCCTCCGGGCGAAGAAACCGCCAGGGGAAGTCGCGGCGCCGGATACCTGCAAAACTCAGAAAGAGCGCAGCAGAGTGCCACCTACGGCCGTCAACGCCACAACGACCCACGGTGGCGCCTTCCACACCACGAGCAGGATGAATGCCGTCAGCGCCAGCGCGAAATCGTGGGCGTTCAATACGGCGCTTGTAAAGACCGGGCTGTAAAGTGCCGCTCCCAATATCCCGACCACGGCGGCGTTCGCGCCGCGCATTGCAGCCTGAGCGATGGGCCGTTTGCGAAAGTTGTCCCAAAACGGAAGGGCGCCGACGAGCAGCAGGAAGCCGGGCAGGAAAACCGCAACGAGGCAAATGCCTGCGCCGAGAATGCCGTTGGGTTCCGGCCCCATGACCGCACCAAGATAGGCGGCAAAGGTAAAAAGCGGCCCTGGGACTGCCTGCGCCGCGCCATAACCGGCGAGGAAGGCATCGTTGGAAACCCAACCCGGAGCGACCACTTCCGCCTGGAGCAGCGGCAACACCACATGCCCGCCGCCAAAGACGAGAGAACCGGACCGATAGAAGGCATCGAACAGCCCCCAACTCTTTGAGATGCCCGCAGCAATCGGGAGAGCACCGAGCAAAACGAAGAAGGTTACGAGGCAAATGATGCCGACTGGCCGGCCAACGTGGAAAGTCAAGTGTGTGGATCCCGCCGCCGGGCCGTTGCGACACAGCACGGTGCCGGCGATTGCGCCAAATGTGATCGCCGCGATTTGCCCGATCGCTCCCGCCGCAAACACGACGATCAACACGCAAGCAACGGCAATGCTGGCGCGTTCGCGATCCGGAGTGAGGCTCTTTGTCATGCCCCACACGGCCTGCGCCACGACCGCGACGGCAACAATCTTCAGTCCGTGCAGCAGGCCCGTTCCAATCGGGCCATCAAAGGACGTGGCCGCCAATGCAAAAATGACCAGCAGGAGGGCAGACGGTAGTGTGAACGCGGCCCAGGCGGCGAGTGCGCCGAGCGGGCCACCGCGCAGGAGGCCGAGAGCAAAGCCGACCTGACTTGAGGCGGGACCGGGCAGAAACTGGCAAAGCGCGACGAGATCAGCATAACCGGCCTCGTCGATCCACTTGCGACGCACCACCAATTCGTCGCGGAAATAGCCAAGATGAGCGATCGGCCCGCCAAACGATGTCAGCCCGAGCTTCAAAAAGGCGCCGAAGACTTCGGCCGGCGTACCTTGGGGAGGTCTTGTCACCTGTTCATGCAGTGTTTTCGCCGATGCTTTCACCAACAACTCCCGGATTTCCGTCCCGCCCCCGCCCAGTCCGTGCAGCCGGATTGCGATATTGAAACTCGATACCGGAACCGACTGCAGAAGCAATGGGTTGGCTTTCATTCCACCAAGGCGAGCAGGGTGTCGAGATATTGCGGGCTTCGGTGACAGACGTATGACTAGGCTCGCCTCTTGCTGGTGAATCTTCCGAGTGCGCGCGGGTGAATTTCAGCCAGTTGAGGCGTGCTCCACCAACTTGATATCTCTTCTGCTTTGGGCAACATCAGCGACCAGATCCGCAAACTGCCAAGCAGTACGGGTAAGGAGAGACGGTGAGTGCAGCAAAGCCCCGTGGGGCAAAAGAGGAAACCGCGAAACTGGCTGGCCGCATGACGCGCGAGGCTTGGATCGATGCCGGTATTGACGCTCTGATCGAAGAGGGTATCGCCAATGTAAAGATCCAGGTGATGGCCAAGAAGCTCGATGTTTCCCGGTCGAGTTTCTACTGGTTTTTTGCCGATCTGCAGGCGCTGCATCGGGAACTACTGGAATACTGGCTCACAAAGAATACCAGCCCGATTATCGAGCGGTCGTTGCGTCCGGCGGCCACCGTAACGAAGGCTGTTTGCCACATCTTCGAGTGCTGGGTCGACCCGTCGCTGTTCGACCCGCGGCTCGATGCGGCCGTCAGATCCTGGGGCCAGGTGGACGCTGTGGTTCGCGGCGTGGTCGACCAGGCGGACGATCAACGCATCGATGCAATCACCCGCATGTTTCTGCGATACGGGTACCCCGACGAAGAGGCGTTCATCCGCGCCCGCGTGCTCTACTTCACGCAAGTGGGCCACTTCACGCTCGGCATACGCGATGGCCGCGAAATGCGATTGCGGTTGCTCCGCCCCTATCTTCTCAGCTTCACCGGGCGGCTCCCTGCCGAAGAAGAAGTCGAGTCCTTCACCGCCGTCATGCGACGTGTTCAGCCCGAGAGCTGAACTTGGAGTGGACATGTCTGTACCTATTGTTTTGTGCAGATGGGGCAATGTACATGCCTATTTCGTAAGTTGAGCTGTATATAGCGGCTGTTCATTTTACAGGTGTCTAGACATTTGTGTCTAGAGCCGCTAATGATGCGCAGGTGGATCGAACACGCGGGATTTCTGGCGGGCCGGTTCCTTCACCGCGAGGGCATCTCAATGCAGCAGTCAGCCTTGTCAGCCGGTCCGACATATGCCGCGAGCTCACGAGGCGGTGCCTCCCGATGACGCGGCGCTATTCCGCTTTTGCGCTCTTCAAGGAAGGTCTCAACGCCCAAAAAGGCTGGCAGAAGGCCTGGCGCTCTCCCGAGCAAAAGCCGCGCTATGACATCCTGATCATTGGTGGCGGCGGTCACGGGCTTGCAACCGCCTACTACCTCGCCAAGAACCACAACATCCGAAACATTGCGGTCATCGAGAAGGGGTGGCTTGGTGGCGGCAACACCGGGCGCAACACGACGGTCGTCCGGTCGAACTACTTTTTCCCCGAAAGCACCGCGCTCTACGAAATGGCGCTCCGCCTCTATGAGACGCTGGGGCGCGACCTCAACTACAACATCATGCTCTCCCAGCGCGGCATCATCACCTTGGCGCACAGCGAGGCCGAGATGGAAATGGCCGCGCGCACGGTCAATGCCATGCAGATCAACGGTACGGACGCCGAGCTTTTCGACGTCGAGGACGTGCGCCGGGTGCTGCCGCTGATCAATCTATCGCCTGAGGCGCGCTATCCGGTCTTCGGCGGGGTCTGGCAGGGAAGGGCCGGGACGGCGCGACACGACGCCGTCGCCTGGGGATACGCGCGCGCAGCCGACCGGCTGGGCGTCGACATCATCCAGTCCTGTGAGGTCGAGGAATTCCTCGTGGAGGGCGGTCGCTGCCGCGGCGTGAGGACCAGCCGCGGCGAAATCCGGGCAGACCGCGTCGGCATGGTCGTGGCCGGCAATTCCTCGCATCTCGCCGCCAAGGCAGGGTTTCGGCTGCCGATCACGTCCTACGCGCTGCAGGCCTGTGTTTCCGAGCCGATCAAGCCGGCGCTCGACACGGTCGTGCTCTCTCCTGCAACCGGCACCTATGCGAGCCAGTCGGACAAGGGCGAACTCGTGATCGGCGGCGGCCTCGACCGGGTCCCGTCTTACGGGCAGCGTGGCAATCTTCCAGTGCTCGAACACGTCGTTTCGGGCCTGCTCGAAATGTTTCCGAGCTTCCGGCAGCTCCGGTTGATGCGGCAATGGGCGGGCATCGTCGATGTAACGCCGGACTCGTCACCGATCCTTGGGGAGAGCCCGCTGCCGGGCCTCTTTCTGAATTGCGGTTGGGGAACGGGCGGCTTCAAGGCGATCCCCGCCGGCGGCACGCTGCTTGCCCATCTGCTGGCCACGGGAAAACACCACGACGTCAGCCGCCCGTTTGATCTTGAGCGCTTTGCGCGCGGGCGTCTGATCGATGAAGCGGCCGGCTCCGGCATCGCGCACTAGGAGGACGGAATGCAGCTTTTTCCATGCCCGTTCTGTGGCCCAAGGAACGAGAGCGAATTTCACTTCGGTGGCGACGCCGGCAATCAGCGCCCGGAAGGTTTTCGCGATGTGACCGACGGTCAATGGACCGCCTATCTGCATGAGCGCAACAACCCGAAGGGGCCGGCAAACGAAATCTGGATGCACCTGACCTGCGGCGAAGTGTTTCGCATGGAGCGCGACACCGTTCACCACCGGGTGATGCGGTCGATGGCGTTGGTGGAAGGAGGCGGCGATGACGGCATGGCGCACTGAAGACGGAACGGCCATCGACAGGACACGACCGTTGCGCTTCACCTTCGATGGTCGGGCGGTCGAAGGGTTTGCCGGGGATACGGTTGCTTCGGCGCTGCTGGCCAATGGCGTGACCGTTGTTGGCCGCAGTTTCAAGTACCATCGCCCGCGCGGCCTCTGGGGCGCAGGTGTCGAGGAACCAAACGCGCTCGTCGACATTGCCGGGGGCATGCCGAACAGCCGGGCGACACGGATCCTTGCCGAGGATGGCATGGTGGTCCGCAGCGTCAACGCCGATCCGAGCGCCGAGAAGGACCGTCATGCCTTCCTCGATGCGTTCTCGCGCTTCATACCTGCCGCCTTCTACTACAAGACCTTCATGTTTCCCGACTGGCATCGGTTCGAGCCGCGCATCCGGCAGATGGCTGGCCTCGGCACTCTGGACACAAATGCCGAGGGGCCATGGCTTTCCGAGCAAATCAACCACCATTGCGACGTGCTGGTGATCGGCGCGGGGCCTTGGGGCCTTGCCGCGGCGCGTAGCGCCTTGCGCTCCGGGCGACGCGTCGTGCTCTGCGACGACGGTGCGCGTGCCGGCGGCAGCCTGCTCTTCCGCAAGGGGGAGATCGAGGGAAAGCCGGGAGCAGACTGGGCCGCGGATGTCGTTCTGGAACTGGAACGGGCCGGTGCGATCGTGCTGGCTGGCACTACGGCCTTCGGCATCTATGATCACGGCCTGGTTGGCCTGAACCAACGGGGCACTGACGGTACGCCGGACCGGCTTTACCGGGTGCGCGCGAAATCGATCGTGCTTGCGACCGGCGCCATCGAGCGGCCGCTGCCCTTCGGCAACAATGATCTGCCCGGCATCATGTCTGCGGAGGCAGCACTGGTCTATCTTCGCCGCTTCGGCGTTGCCGCCGGCCGCAAGGTGGTGGTCGCGACCAACAACGGACTTGCCTATGAGACGGCGGAGGCGCTCGCTGCCGTCGGCGCCGACGTCACCGTCGTAGACTATCGGATGAACGGTCCAACTCCGGCGGGCTCCCGCGTATTGAGGGGGCTCACGGTTCGATCTGCGCGCGGCAAGGGGGCGGTCAGCGCCGTCGCGCTTTCGGACGGCAGTACGCTAGAGGCCGATACAGTTCTTGTCTCCGGCGGTTTTACGCCGACCGTGCATCTCTATTGCCAGGCGCAGGGCAAGCTCGACTGGCGCGACGACATCCTCGCTTTCGTGCCCGGCCGCCCGGTCACAGGTGTGGAGGTGATCGGCGCTGCGGCGGGTGATTTTTCGCTTCCACCGGAGCTTGCTGGTGATGTCGAGGATGACCTTGATATCGTTGCTGCCTGGCCGAAACCCGATGCCAAGGAGCGGGTCTGGATCGATCTCCAGAACGATGTCACGGCCAAGGACGTGGAACTGGCCGTCCGGGAGAATTTCGTTTCGGTCGAGCACCTGAAGCGCTACACCACGCTCGGCATGGCGACCGACCAGGGCAAGACCTCCAACGTCAACGGCCTGGCATTGATGGCTGAGTTGACCGGCAGACGTATTCCGGAGGTCGGCACGACCACCTATCGCCCGCCGTTCACCCCGGTGCCGCTCGCCTCCTTTGCGGGCGCCCGTTCGGGCACACGGATGAACCCGTTGCGCCGGTTGCCGCTTGAAAAGGAACATCGAGCCGAAGATGCGGTGTTTCGCGAATATGGCGGCTGGCTCCGTCCGGCCTTCTATGGAGCCGGTTCTCCGGAGGAACATATCCAGGCAGAAGCCAGTGCGGCTCGCAACGGCGTGGCGCTCTTCGACGGTTCGCCTCTGGGCAAGATCGAGGTTCTCGGACCGGATGCGGCATCCTTCCTTGATTTCATCTATTACAACACCGTGTCGACCCTTGGGGTCGGGCGGTGCCGCTACGGCTTCATCCTGACCGAGGCCGGCAATGTCTATGATGACGGGGTTCTCGTCCGGCTGGACGCGAACCGGTTCATGGTCTCCTGCTCATCGTCCCATGTCGCCGGGATCCATGCGCTCCTCGAGGAATGGCGACAGGATCGCTTCGACCGCCGGCGGGTGTTCATCCACGATGCGACTGCCGAGATGGCAACGCTCACTGTCACTGGCCCGCGCGCGCGGTCCCTTCTGGAAACGATAGGCCTTGGGGTCTCGCTCGACGACATGGCCTTGCCACATATGGCGGTCGCGTCCGGCACCTCCGAAGGCGTGCCGGTGCGGGTCGCGCGCATCAGCTTCACCGGCGAGCGTTCCTATGAGATTTCCGTGCCAGCCGACCATGCTGGCAGGCTCTGGGCGCGATTGCGTCGGGAAGGCGCGGCCTTCGGGGCGACGTTGCTCGGCCTCGAAGCCTTGATGATCCTGCGCGCGGAGAAAGGTTACATCGTCATAGGCAAGGATACGGACGGCACAAGCCGGCCGATGGATTTCGGCCTGACGGCGCCACTTGAGAAGAAAAAGGTCGAATTCATCGGCCGCCGTTCGCTGCTCACGGAGGATGCGCAGCGTCCGGATCGCCGTCAATTCGTCGGGCTTGAAACGGTCGACGGCAAGGGTGTGCTACCGACCGGCGCGCACGGGATCGAACGCCATTCGGGCGGGATCCGCAGTGCCGGTTTTGTCACATCAAGCTACTTCAGTCCTGTGTTGCAGCGGCCGATCGCACTTGGGCTTATCGAGCGTGGCCTTTCCCGAATGGGAGAGATCGTCGAGTTTCAGCATCTGCGGGAACTGCGTCGCGCCCGCATTGTCGCCCCTTGCGCTTTCGATGCGGATGGAGGTCGTCTCCATGCTTGATAATTCGGTGAAGTGGAAGCCGGAACCGGATTGGAACTGCGCCCGCCTCTTAGGCCGAGCCATCGAGGTGCGCGCCATCCCTGGCCTCACGCAGCATCTCGTCAGCGGCGATATCGACCGCTTTCGCGAGCGCCATGGTCTCGGCGAGGATGTCGGCGCCCTGGGTCTTGCCAGGGGCGCGCGTTATGCCGTGCGCGTTGGCCGCGACCGCTTGCTTGCAGTCGGATTGCCGGCCACCGAGTGTGCTGTCGGCTGGCATGATGATGGCTATGGGGTCACGGCGCTCGGTTCGGCGCAGCGCGTCCTGGAAGCGCACGGCGAAGGCGTGCGGGACCTCGTGGCGCGGGCGACGGCGCTTGATCCTGGCAATCCCGGCCCCTGTGCCGCCTTGCAGTTTTGCGGCCTGACCTGCAGCGTCTATTTCCATGGAGACACGCAGACGTTGCGTGTCCACGTCGAACGGGGACTTGCCGCCTATCTGTGGGAATGGCTCGAATGCCAGCCGCTTTTTTCAAGCGAAGCGGCCGCACGTGAAGGTGAAGATTTCATTTTGGAGGAGTGCCCCGCATAAGGCCGGGCAACTTGAAGGGAGAGACCATGAGAAGAGTTCTGATTATCGGCACGGCCCTTGGCCTGCTTATGGGGACGGCTGCGCGCGCCGATGACCTGACGTTTGCCGTGGCAGGTCCCCTGACCGGGCCCCTCGCCACGATTGGTGACCAGTTCCGGCAGGGTGCTCAGGCGGCTGCGGACGCCATCAACGCCAAGGGTGGCGTGCTTGGCCGCCAGATCAAGCTGCAGTTCGAAGACGACCAGTGTGATCCGAAGCAGGCCGTCTCGGTTGCCAACCGGATCGCGGCAAGTGGCATCGGCTTCGTCGATGGGCATGCCTGCTCGGGCTCCAGCATTCCGGCCTCGGCGGTCTATGCCGAAAACGGCACGCTGATGATGAGCCCTGCCTCGTCCAATCCGGTCATGACGGACGACGCGGCGGACAAGGGCTGGACCAACATCATGCGCCTCTACACCCGTGACGACGCACAGGGCGCCTTCATCGGCCCGTGGATCGCCAAGGAATATGCCGGCAAGAACGTCGCCGTCCTGCATGACAAGACGGCCTATGGTCAGGGCGTTGCCAATGCGGTGCGCGCCACGATGAACGAGAGCGGTCTCAAGGAAGTCCTTTATGAGGGCATCAATGCGGGCGAGAAGGACTACAACGCGCTCGTGACGAAACTGAAGGACGCCAAGGCCGATGTCGTCTATTTCGGCGGATACCATCCGGAAGCCGGCCTGATCCTGCGTCAGGCCGCCGAGCAGAAGTATCAATTCCAGCTGATCATGCCGGACTCGATCGCATCGCCGGAATTCTGGCAGGTCGCGGGCGCGGCGGGCGAGGGCACGCTCTTCGTCTTCCCGTCCGATCCCCAGGCCAAACCTGAAGCAAAGGAAGCCGTGGCAAAGATACAGGCCGGCGGCTTCAAGCCGGAAGGCTTCACGCTGTTCTCCTATGCGGTCATTCAGGCCTTCGCGCAGGGCATCGAGCGTGCCGGTTCGGACGATCCGACAAAGGTCGCCGAGGCGCTGAAGAACGGCCAGCCGATCGACACCGTGGTTGGCTCGGTGGCCTTCGACGCAAAGGGCGACCTGAAGGATGCCAGCTACGACATCAACCGCTGGAGTAACGGCGCCTACGCACCGATCGCCAAGTAAGCGCTTGACCAATTCGAGGCGGGCGCGTTGATCTCGCCCGCCTCGAACCGAAACTCAGCGAGGGGCGGTGAGAGGCGCCAACTCCGGCGAATGAGAGGTAGGTACCTTCGCTAGATGGTACCCAGGCGCAGAACCTTGCCGGGATTGAGGATAGCGGCTGCGTCGAGCGTGTCCTTCACACGATGCATCAGCGCCAGTTTCGCTGGACTTGAAGTGTCCAGCAACTGCCCGACGCGCTTGATACCAATCCCATGTTCTGCGGAGAACGCTCCGCCGATCGCACCGATATCCGCATAGAGGATCGTCTCGATGGCTTTCGATTTTTCGGCCGAAATATCGCTGCCGGCG contains:
- a CDS encoding sarcosine oxidase subunit beta family protein, yielding MTRRYSAFALFKEGLNAQKGWQKAWRSPEQKPRYDILIIGGGGHGLATAYYLAKNHNIRNIAVIEKGWLGGGNTGRNTTVVRSNYFFPESTALYEMALRLYETLGRDLNYNIMLSQRGIITLAHSEAEMEMAARTVNAMQINGTDAELFDVEDVRRVLPLINLSPEARYPVFGGVWQGRAGTARHDAVAWGYARAADRLGVDIIQSCEVEEFLVEGGRCRGVRTSRGEIRADRVGMVVAGNSSHLAAKAGFRLPITSYALQACVSEPIKPALDTVVLSPATGTYASQSDKGELVIGGGLDRVPSYGQRGNLPVLEHVVSGLLEMFPSFRQLRLMRQWAGIVDVTPDSSPILGESPLPGLFLNCGWGTGGFKAIPAGGTLLAHLLATGKHHDVSRPFDLERFARGRLIDEAAGSGIAH
- a CDS encoding sarcosine oxidase subunit delta; the protein is MQLFPCPFCGPRNESEFHFGGDAGNQRPEGFRDVTDGQWTAYLHERNNPKGPANEIWMHLTCGEVFRMERDTVHHRVMRSMALVEGGGDDGMAH
- a CDS encoding 2Fe-2S iron-sulfur cluster-binding protein: MTAWRTEDGTAIDRTRPLRFTFDGRAVEGFAGDTVASALLANGVTVVGRSFKYHRPRGLWGAGVEEPNALVDIAGGMPNSRATRILAEDGMVVRSVNADPSAEKDRHAFLDAFSRFIPAAFYYKTFMFPDWHRFEPRIRQMAGLGTLDTNAEGPWLSEQINHHCDVLVIGAGPWGLAAARSALRSGRRVVLCDDGARAGGSLLFRKGEIEGKPGADWAADVVLELERAGAIVLAGTTAFGIYDHGLVGLNQRGTDGTPDRLYRVRAKSIVLATGAIERPLPFGNNDLPGIMSAEAALVYLRRFGVAAGRKVVVATNNGLAYETAEALAAVGADVTVVDYRMNGPTPAGSRVLRGLTVRSARGKGAVSAVALSDGSTLEADTVLVSGGFTPTVHLYCQAQGKLDWRDDILAFVPGRPVTGVEVIGAAAGDFSLPPELAGDVEDDLDIVAAWPKPDAKERVWIDLQNDVTAKDVELAVRENFVSVEHLKRYTTLGMATDQGKTSNVNGLALMAELTGRRIPEVGTTTYRPPFTPVPLASFAGARSGTRMNPLRRLPLEKEHRAEDAVFREYGGWLRPAFYGAGSPEEHIQAEASAARNGVALFDGSPLGKIEVLGPDAASFLDFIYYNTVSTLGVGRCRYGFILTEAGNVYDDGVLVRLDANRFMVSCSSSHVAGIHALLEEWRQDRFDRRRVFIHDATAEMATLTVTGPRARSLLETIGLGVSLDDMALPHMAVASGTSEGVPVRVARISFTGERSYEISVPADHAGRLWARLRREGAAFGATLLGLEALMILRAEKGYIVIGKDTDGTSRPMDFGLTAPLEKKKVEFIGRRSLLTEDAQRPDRRQFVGLETVDGKGVLPTGAHGIERHSGGIRSAGFVTSSYFSPVLQRPIALGLIERGLSRMGEIVEFQHLRELRRARIVAPCAFDADGGRLHA
- a CDS encoding branched-chain amino acid ABC transporter substrate-binding protein, whose translation is MRRVLIIGTALGLLMGTAARADDLTFAVAGPLTGPLATIGDQFRQGAQAAADAINAKGGVLGRQIKLQFEDDQCDPKQAVSVANRIAASGIGFVDGHACSGSSIPASAVYAENGTLMMSPASSNPVMTDDAADKGWTNIMRLYTRDDAQGAFIGPWIAKEYAGKNVAVLHDKTAYGQGVANAVRATMNESGLKEVLYEGINAGEKDYNALVTKLKDAKADVVYFGGYHPEAGLILRQAAEQKYQFQLIMPDSIASPEFWQVAGAAGEGTLFVFPSDPQAKPEAKEAVAKIQAGGFKPEGFTLFSYAVIQAFAQGIERAGSDDPTKVAEALKNGQPIDTVVGSVAFDAKGDLKDASYDINRWSNGAYAPIAK